From Microcystis aeruginosa NIES-2549, a single genomic window includes:
- a CDS encoding helix-turn-helix domain-containing protein has translation MKSIFSPEYHVFRQCLIAARKDANLTQAALAKAIKKPQSFVAKYENGERRLDVVEFLLVSRVIGVDPCEILKQVEQACQSTSCGEGL, from the coding sequence ATGAAATCTATTTTTAGCCCAGAGTACCATGTCTTTCGTCAATGCCTGATCGCCGCTCGTAAGGATGCGAATTTAACTCAAGCAGCCCTCGCTAAAGCCATCAAAAAGCCGCAATCTTTCGTTGCCAAATACGAAAATGGTGAAAGAAGATTAGATGTGGTTGAGTTCCTTCTGGTTAGTCGTGTAATCGGTGTAGATCCTTGCGAAATTTTAAAGCAAGTTGAGCAAGCTTGTCAGTCCACATCTTGTGGGGAAGGGTTATGA
- a CDS encoding iron uptake porin — translation MSKIFKNLVKVTPLVLGASLAAAGGAVAQTMSGTPQLKVDPVAQQQLDRLQRAQSSQQINTGVYQGSMSQVTSVNQLRDVSPTAWAYEALRSLVERYGCIVGYPDRTFRGDRATTRWEFAAGLNACLNVMERLIQDGIAVLREDIDKLKRLVKEFETELAALGARVDNLEQRVAFLENNQFSTTTKLRGEVIFSIADSWGDQPSITNTNGTVTDGSNQDQTQAVFNNRVRLNFETSFTGKDMLRTRLQAGNFGSTFNQNGPTRTNMTRLAYDDGRDNDVTIDDLFYRAPIGTPFGNITVWVGANALNLDDVFITANPFLADSGTGALSRGQRYNNIVFRGPSGVGAGVRFNIGDVFQVTGTYLAEGGVNGASNPNEGSGLFNGSYSTGAQVGFSFIKFADINFVYVHSYQTAASMSSGLFGNVSSPLTERPFGNVGTTANRFGLQGSAQVIPGVLNIAAWGGYADASATGVNAAIGDNNTGIWSWNLNLSVLDLFAEGAALSIGGGQVPRSDKEDGTSYMVEAQYKFPVTKNILITPGAYAIFNANNRNDDTIFVGVLRTTFRF, via the coding sequence ATGTCAAAAATATTCAAGAATTTAGTCAAGGTAACTCCTTTAGTATTAGGTGCTTCCCTGGCCGCTGCAGGTGGTGCCGTAGCTCAAACTATGTCCGGTACACCTCAACTTAAGGTTGATCCAGTAGCGCAACAACAACTCGATCGCCTTCAACGCGCCCAAAGTAGTCAGCAGATCAATACAGGTGTCTATCAGGGTTCCATGTCTCAGGTGACTAGCGTTAACCAACTGCGGGACGTATCTCCCACCGCTTGGGCCTACGAAGCATTAAGAAGCCTTGTAGAACGTTACGGTTGTATCGTTGGTTATCCCGACCGGACCTTCCGTGGTGATCGGGCCACCACTCGTTGGGAATTTGCCGCCGGTTTAAACGCTTGTTTAAACGTCATGGAACGTTTAATTCAAGATGGTATCGCTGTACTCAGAGAAGACATCGATAAATTAAAACGTCTTGTTAAAGAATTTGAAACCGAACTAGCGGCCTTAGGAGCTAGAGTAGATAACCTGGAACAGCGGGTTGCTTTCTTGGAAAATAATCAATTTTCCACCACTACCAAACTCAGAGGTGAGGTAATCTTCAGTATTGCCGATAGCTGGGGTGATCAGCCTTCCATTACCAATACCAACGGTACGGTGACTGATGGCAGCAATCAAGATCAAACCCAAGCCGTGTTTAATAATCGGGTACGACTCAACTTTGAAACCAGCTTCACTGGTAAAGATATGTTAAGAACCCGTTTACAAGCGGGTAACTTTGGTTCTACCTTCAACCAAAACGGTCCGACGAGAACGAACATGACCCGTCTGGCATACGATGATGGCCGGGACAATGACGTAACCATCGATGACTTGTTCTACCGCGCTCCCATCGGCACTCCCTTCGGTAACATCACCGTTTGGGTTGGTGCTAACGCCCTTAACCTTGATGACGTTTTCATCACTGCTAACCCCTTCCTCGCCGATAGCGGTACAGGTGCTTTATCTCGCGGTCAACGCTACAATAACATCGTTTTCCGGGGTCCTTCGGGTGTTGGTGCTGGGGTCAGATTCAACATTGGCGATGTTTTCCAAGTTACGGGAACCTACCTAGCCGAGGGTGGGGTTAACGGAGCCAGCAATCCTAATGAGGGTAGCGGTTTATTTAATGGTTCCTACAGTACTGGCGCGCAAGTAGGTTTCTCCTTCATCAAATTTGCCGATATTAACTTCGTTTACGTTCACAGTTATCAAACTGCAGCCAGTATGAGTTCTGGTTTATTCGGTAACGTCAGCAGCCCTCTCACCGAGCGTCCCTTTGGTAACGTTGGTACTACTGCTAACCGTTTCGGTTTGCAGGGTAGCGCCCAGGTTATCCCAGGAGTCTTAAATATAGCGGCCTGGGGTGGTTATGCTGATGCCTCGGCCACGGGAGTTAATGCTGCGATCGGAGACAATAACACTGGTATCTGGTCTTGGAACCTTAATCTTTCTGTCCTCGATCTCTTTGCCGAAGGTGCGGCCTTGTCCATCGGTGGCGGTCAAGTACCCCGTTCCGATAAGGAAGATGGCACTTCCTACATGGTGGAAGCTCAGTATAAGTTCCCAGTCACCAAAAACATCCTGATTACGCCTGGTGCCTATGCGATCTTCAACGCTAACAACCGTAATGACGACACCATTTTTGTCGGTGTCCTCCGGACGACTTTCCGCTTCTAA
- a CDS encoding DNA methyltransferase translates to MDIPEPSHRLPSIKKNKATSTVGRGKTVQLTEKLAFSAWNNSSVSLSLGNSIEHYDSWEQPIVIISDGGYGLLGFEGDTSDHLDLPEWYEPHVEAWSKLALPNTTLWFWNSEIGWAVVHPILEKFGWRYVNCNIWNKGKGHIAGNVNTEKIRRFPVVTEVCVQYVREVKIADLTIKEWLRKEWLRSGLPLRQANLACGVADAATRKYFDQGHLWYFPPPEMFEKLVFYANEHGNPEGKPYFSKNGQRPLTGKEWEKMRSKFNCPHGFTNVWDRSALRDDERIKSKDGKAVHLNQKPLDLMKLIIAASSEEQDVVWEPFGGLFSASLAANILNRKAFACEIDETYFYYGVKRFSQVVHQCSLL, encoded by the coding sequence ATGGATATACCTGAGCCTTCCCATCGTCTGCCAAGTATAAAGAAGAATAAAGCAACAAGCACTGTTGGGCGTGGCAAAACTGTCCAACTTACTGAGAAACTAGCTTTTTCAGCTTGGAATAACAGCAGTGTTAGTCTGAGTCTTGGTAATAGCATTGAACATTATGATTCTTGGGAACAACCTATAGTAATAATCTCAGACGGAGGCTACGGTCTTTTAGGATTTGAAGGTGATACATCAGATCATCTTGACCTACCTGAATGGTATGAACCTCATGTGGAAGCTTGGTCTAAGTTGGCCTTGCCAAATACAACTCTTTGGTTTTGGAACTCAGAAATTGGCTGGGCTGTGGTACATCCAATACTTGAGAAATTTGGCTGGCGATATGTTAATTGTAATATATGGAATAAAGGAAAAGGTCATATTGCAGGTAATGTCAACACAGAAAAAATAAGGCGTTTTCCAGTGGTGACAGAGGTTTGCGTCCAATACGTTAGAGAAGTCAAAATTGCTGACTTAACAATTAAAGAATGGCTCCGAAAGGAATGGTTAAGATCGGGCTTACCTTTGCGTCAAGCTAATTTAGCTTGTGGTGTCGCAGATGCGGCAACAAGAAAATATTTTGATCAAGGACATTTATGGTATTTTCCCCCACCCGAAATGTTTGAAAAATTAGTTTTCTATGCCAACGAACACGGAAACCCAGAGGGAAAACCCTATTTTTCTAAAAATGGCCAGCGTCCTTTAACAGGTAAAGAGTGGGAGAAGATGCGCTCTAAATTTAATTGCCCTCATGGTTTTACAAATGTTTGGGATCGTTCAGCTTTGCGCGATGATGAACGAATTAAGTCTAAGGATGGTAAAGCTGTTCACTTAAATCAAAAGCCACTGGATCTGATGAAATTAATTATTGCAGCTTCAAGTGAGGAACAGGATGTGGTTTGGGAACCATTTGGGGGGCTTTTCAGTGCCTCTTTAGCCGCCAATATCCTGAATCGAAAAGCTTTCGCTTGTGAAATTGACGAAACTTATTTCTATTATGGAGTCAAAAGGTTTAGTCAAGTAGTTCATCAATGTTCCCTTCTTTAA
- a CDS encoding TolB family protein, with protein sequence MKRHFFISLVAVISLLTGCAGYPSLLSFPFDRGGRSLNSAASELTPYLASRYLVFASDRNGSQAIYLFDAIDRRLLPLPGLNSLDQIASSPSISEDGRYIVFTASRQGKTAIYLYDRQTQQRREIAPDLLAEVRNPIISADGSKVAFEAAKNGQWDIMIYDLSGRVLVNENQ encoded by the coding sequence GTGAAACGTCATTTTTTTATTAGTCTTGTTGCCGTAATTAGTTTGTTAACTGGATGTGCGGGTTATCCCAGTTTATTGTCTTTTCCTTTCGATCGAGGGGGGAGAAGTTTAAACAGCGCTGCTAGTGAATTAACTCCCTATCTTGCCTCTCGCTATCTCGTTTTTGCTTCCGATCGCAATGGTTCCCAAGCTATCTATCTTTTTGATGCCATCGATCGCCGTTTACTGCCTTTACCCGGCCTAAATTCTCTCGATCAGATCGCTTCTAGTCCTTCCATTAGTGAAGATGGTCGTTATATCGTTTTTACTGCCAGTCGTCAGGGAAAAACGGCTATTTATCTGTACGATCGACAAACTCAACAGAGAAGGGAAATTGCTCCCGATCTGCTCGCGGAAGTACGCAATCCGATCATCAGTGCCGATGGTTCTAAAGTGGCTTTTGAAGCGGCAAAAAATGGGCAATGGGATATTATGATTTACGATCTATCTGGACGGGTATTAGTCAATGAAAATCAGTGA
- a CDS encoding HEAT repeat domain-containing protein: MLPTVETLIIAVEKADSANELLTAVENLAAAKSEAAIPTLTDVLRYNNPGASVAAVDGLIAIGKAAVPYLLANLDGYNYGARAWATRALGGIGDVRGLDLLLEAAVSDFSFSVRRGAARGLGNIIWSDLEESRVSEAQKAVFAALEKLSQGDPEWVVRYAAIVGLEGLGTAAAAFRGAIRELLAQIRETEAEIVVRLRADQALEHLPKMSDECPR, encoded by the coding sequence ATGCTTCCCACCGTTGAGACTTTAATTATTGCCGTCGAAAAAGCCGACTCAGCTAATGAGTTACTAACAGCCGTGGAAAACTTAGCCGCCGCCAAAAGTGAAGCGGCAATACCCACCCTCACCGATGTGCTGAGATACAATAACCCTGGTGCCTCCGTGGCAGCCGTGGATGGTTTAATCGCCATCGGCAAAGCGGCGGTCCCCTATTTACTAGCCAACCTAGACGGTTATAATTATGGGGCGAGAGCTTGGGCAACCCGCGCCCTAGGGGGAATTGGCGATGTGCGAGGATTGGACTTATTGCTTGAGGCGGCGGTGAGTGATTTTTCCTTTAGCGTGCGGCGAGGAGCGGCTAGAGGCTTAGGAAATATAATTTGGTCTGATTTGGAGGAAAGTCGGGTTTCTGAGGCTCAGAAGGCTGTTTTTGCGGCACTGGAGAAACTTTCGCAAGGGGATCCAGAGTGGGTGGTTAGATATGCGGCGATTGTCGGATTAGAGGGATTAGGAACTGCGGCGGCGGCATTTCGCGGGGCGATTCGGGAACTTTTAGCGCAGATTCGGGAGACAGAAGCGGAAATAGTGGTAAGATTGCGTGCTGATCAAGCTCTGGAACACTTACCTAAAATGTCGGATGAATGCCCCCGCTAG
- a CDS encoding RNA-guided endonuclease InsQ/TnpB family protein has protein sequence MLVVEAKLKNGTPEQYQKLDEAIRTSQFVRNSCVRYWIENKGTTRNDLQKLCAVLANNKETPWVNKLNSQARQSAADRAWQSINRFYQNCHAKIAGKNGFPRFKKHSRSVEYKLTGYKLSDDRRKIKFTDGFKAGEFDLWCSQKTLVYYSEQQIKRVRVVRRADGYYCQFLIDVERQEYHEPTGQITGIDLGLKEFYTDAQGNTVENPRYLRKSEKRLKKAQRRLSKLFRQGKKQSNNYHKQRIKVARLHLKVSRQRKDKAIKDALALVQSNDLVVYEALKVRNLVKNRKLAKSISDASWYQFTEWLNYFAKIYRIVCIAVPPHFTTQDCSVCGTRVQKSLSTRTHQCLNCKTVLDRDHNAAINILKKGLKYLGNHLNGTVGQTETDPNALGESDLWVFNGDIENLSCLVEQGISNSDVERIPRHSVA, from the coding sequence ATGCTAGTCGTAGAAGCGAAGCTAAAAAACGGAACACCAGAGCAATATCAGAAACTTGATGAAGCTATCAGAACTTCTCAGTTTGTCCGTAACTCTTGTGTTCGTTATTGGATAGAAAATAAAGGAACAACCCGCAATGATCTCCAAAAACTTTGTGCGGTACTAGCTAATAATAAAGAGACACCTTGGGTTAATAAATTAAACTCTCAAGCTCGTCAATCGGCTGCTGATAGAGCCTGGCAATCAATTAATAGGTTTTACCAGAATTGTCATGCTAAGATAGCGGGGAAAAATGGTTTTCCTCGGTTCAAAAAGCATAGCCGTTCGGTTGAATATAAACTAACGGGTTACAAACTATCTGATGATAGACGTAAAATCAAGTTCACTGATGGTTTTAAAGCAGGAGAATTTGATTTATGGTGTAGTCAGAAAACCTTAGTTTATTATTCAGAACAACAGATTAAACGGGTAAGAGTTGTTAGACGTGCTGACGGTTATTATTGCCAGTTTTTAATTGACGTAGAGCGGCAAGAATACCATGAACCAACGGGACAAATAACAGGAATTGACTTAGGGTTAAAAGAGTTTTATACTGACGCTCAAGGTAATACTGTAGAGAATCCACGTTATTTAAGAAAGTCAGAAAAACGACTGAAAAAAGCACAAAGACGATTATCAAAACTATTTCGTCAAGGAAAGAAACAGTCTAACAACTATCACAAGCAACGGATAAAAGTGGCTAGGCTTCATCTTAAGGTGTCAAGACAACGTAAAGACAAAGCAATTAAAGACGCTTTGGCGTTAGTCCAGTCTAATGATTTGGTAGTCTATGAAGCTTTAAAGGTAAGAAACTTAGTAAAAAACCGTAAGCTTGCCAAGTCGATTTCCGATGCTTCTTGGTATCAATTCACTGAATGGTTGAATTATTTTGCCAAGATTTATCGGATTGTTTGTATTGCTGTTCCTCCCCATTTCACGACTCAAGATTGTTCAGTTTGTGGGACGAGAGTTCAAAAATCATTAAGCACTAGAACTCATCAATGCCTCAATTGTAAAACAGTCTTAGATAGGGATCATAATGCAGCAATAAATATTCTGAAAAAAGGGTTGAAATATTTGGGAAATCATCTCAACGGTACTGTTGGGCAAACAGAAACCGACCCAAACGCCTTGGGAGAGTCCGACCTCTGGGTTTTTAATGGAGACATTGAAAATCTAAGCTGTCTCGTTGAACAAGGAATTTCTAACAGCGATGTGGAAAGAATCCCCCGTCACAGCGTAGCTTGA
- a CDS encoding TolB family protein — protein sequence MTKSPFLLFICLFLGVIGGCNLNNPGLSTGTLNSRYNDEKPALSGDGRWLALLSNRRGTNQILLYDLQTKQYQALGGLYTGQEITDSPSLSQTGRYLAYMVIIEGRPVIALYDRITDRSELLSQNYRGWLRNPRLSPDGRYLVFESARRGQWDVEVLDRGPNIELDIADGSPVDSPKP from the coding sequence ATGACCAAATCTCCCTTTTTGCTGTTTATCTGCTTGTTTTTAGGGGTTATAGGCGGTTGTAATCTCAATAACCCCGGTTTATCTACAGGAACCCTAAATAGTCGCTATAATGACGAAAAACCTGCCCTGAGCGGTGATGGTCGTTGGCTTGCTTTGCTGTCTAATCGTCGCGGTACTAATCAGATTCTGCTGTATGATTTGCAGACAAAACAATACCAGGCCCTGGGGGGATTATATACGGGTCAAGAAATTACCGATAGCCCTAGTTTAAGCCAAACGGGGCGTTATCTGGCTTATATGGTGATTATTGAAGGTCGTCCCGTCATCGCTTTATACGATCGCATTACCGATCGTTCTGAGTTATTGAGTCAAAATTATCGCGGTTGGTTGCGAAATCCCCGTCTTAGTCCCGATGGTCGTTATCTTGTCTTTGAGTCCGCTCGTCGGGGACAATGGGATGTGGAGGTTCTCGATCGCGGTCCGAATATCGAGTTAGATATTGCCGATGGCAGTCCCGTTGACAGTCCCAAACCGTGA
- a CDS encoding Ycf66 family protein → MVNFGLNSASILGIFLAVAGAGLYFLRSVRPELSRDHDIFFAAVGLLCGLILLFQGWRLDPILQFGQFLLTGAAVFFAFETVKLRGLTTEQARRGTSFVDERPVSREYRAELEPLDTYEPEERYEDNPRLRGYEDPRSSRTSSYQDEEPRSTRTRRPADTGSRKTANRRPRNSSPTSDRDVYDQRRSGDDWEETSPRPRRRPASEETSSKPPRSSQKRRTRPIIEDDPPFKGEYVDYQPIDPSGTSDREDWERPDNSERESSNDNPTRFDY, encoded by the coding sequence ATGGTCAATTTTGGGCTGAATTCGGCCAGTATCTTAGGAATTTTTCTGGCAGTGGCCGGAGCCGGGTTATACTTCCTGCGCTCGGTGCGGCCGGAACTTTCCAGGGATCATGATATATTTTTTGCCGCCGTTGGGTTACTGTGCGGTTTAATTCTACTTTTTCAAGGATGGCGACTGGATCCGATTTTGCAATTCGGGCAATTTTTGCTGACCGGGGCAGCGGTGTTTTTTGCCTTCGAGACGGTAAAATTGCGGGGTTTAACCACGGAACAGGCCCGCCGCGGCACGTCTTTTGTGGATGAACGTCCTGTGAGTCGGGAATATCGGGCCGAATTGGAACCCCTCGACACCTACGAACCGGAGGAACGTTACGAAGATAATCCCCGTTTACGCGGTTACGAGGATCCCCGCTCTTCCCGCACTTCTAGTTATCAGGACGAGGAACCCCGCAGCACCCGCACCCGTCGGCCGGCCGATACTGGCAGTCGCAAAACGGCTAATCGTCGTCCCCGCAATAGTTCCCCCACTAGCGATCGAGATGTTTATGATCAGCGCCGTAGCGGTGATGATTGGGAAGAAACCAGTCCCCGTCCCCGTCGTCGTCCCGCTAGTGAAGAGACGAGCAGTAAACCTCCCCGCAGTAGCCAAAAACGTCGTACTCGCCCAATAATTGAGGATGATCCCCCATTTAAAGGGGAATACGTCGATTATCAACCGATCGATCCTAGCGGTACGAGTGATCGAGAAGATTGGGAGAGACCGGATAATAGTGAACGGGAGTCGAGTAATGATAATCCGACTAGGTTTGACTATTAA
- the pyk gene encoding pyruvate kinase yields the protein MHSPSFPRRTKIVATIGPASQNKETLRQMIKAGATTFRLNFSHGDHDYHRHSINLIRQLAFELNQPIGILQDLQGPKIRLGKFACGSITLKPGEPFILTSRDVECNQEISSISYPSLAQEVPEGSRILLDDGKVEMRVESVDRLKGDLSCRVVVGGVLSSNKGVNFPNVYLSVKALTDKDKKDLMFGLLWDVDWIALSFVRNPQDILEIKELIASAGKSIPVIAKIEKHEAIEEMGEILSLCDGVMVARGDLGVELPAEDVPILQKRLINTANQLGIPIITATQMLDSMASNPRPTRAEVSDVANAILDGTDAVMLSNETAVGHYPIEAVATMARIAERIEREQINSAARSNNKQSIPNAISSAVSQIAEQLGAAAIITLTKTGSTARNVSRFRPKTPILAVTPHREVAQQLQLVWGVKPMLLLDLPSTSQTFQVAMNLAQENNLLADGDLVVMTAGTLQGVAGSTDLIKVEVVKSLLGKGTGIGQGMASGRARVAHNAREVGSFSHGEILVVPTTSAEYVDMMRKAGGIITEDTSMNNHAATIGLKLGIPVIVGVKDATKIIREGVIISLDAQRGLIYSGIGNGAATMKN from the coding sequence ATGCACTCTCCGTCTTTCCCCCGTCGCACTAAAATTGTGGCCACGATTGGCCCGGCCTCGCAAAATAAGGAAACATTACGTCAGATGATCAAGGCGGGGGCGACAACATTTAGATTAAACTTTTCCCATGGCGATCACGATTACCATCGTCACAGCATTAACCTGATCCGTCAGTTAGCCTTTGAACTCAATCAACCGATTGGCATCCTTCAGGATCTACAGGGTCCAAAAATTCGTTTAGGTAAATTTGCCTGTGGGTCGATTACCCTGAAACCGGGGGAACCCTTTATCCTTACTTCTAGGGATGTGGAATGTAATCAGGAAATAAGTTCCATTAGCTATCCCTCTCTTGCTCAAGAAGTCCCAGAAGGTTCGAGAATTCTCCTCGATGATGGTAAAGTCGAAATGCGGGTGGAATCAGTGGATCGCCTGAAAGGAGACCTGTCCTGTCGCGTAGTGGTTGGGGGTGTCTTATCGAGCAATAAAGGGGTAAATTTTCCCAACGTTTATCTGTCGGTAAAAGCTTTAACCGATAAGGACAAAAAAGATTTAATGTTCGGACTGCTGTGGGATGTGGATTGGATTGCCCTTAGTTTTGTGCGTAATCCCCAAGATATCCTGGAAATTAAAGAATTAATCGCCAGTGCGGGTAAATCTATCCCCGTGATCGCTAAAATTGAAAAACACGAAGCGATCGAGGAAATGGGGGAAATTTTATCCCTCTGTGATGGTGTTATGGTGGCCAGGGGAGATTTAGGAGTAGAATTACCAGCCGAAGACGTGCCAATCCTGCAAAAACGCCTGATTAATACCGCTAATCAGCTAGGCATCCCGATTATCACCGCCACTCAAATGCTTGACAGTATGGCCAGTAATCCTCGTCCCACCCGCGCCGAGGTTTCTGACGTAGCTAATGCGATTTTAGATGGCACTGATGCGGTCATGCTTTCCAATGAAACGGCTGTGGGTCATTATCCCATCGAAGCGGTGGCAACCATGGCCCGCATTGCCGAAAGGATCGAACGGGAACAGATCAATAGTGCCGCTCGCTCTAACAATAAACAATCGATTCCTAACGCTATTTCCTCGGCAGTCAGTCAAATTGCCGAACAATTGGGGGCAGCGGCAATTATTACCCTGACAAAAACCGGCTCTACTGCCCGTAATGTCTCCCGATTTCGCCCCAAAACCCCGATTTTAGCCGTTACTCCCCATCGAGAAGTGGCACAGCAGTTACAGCTAGTTTGGGGCGTAAAACCGATGTTATTGCTCGATTTACCCTCCACCAGCCAAACTTTTCAAGTGGCGATGAATCTTGCCCAGGAAAATAACCTCCTCGCGGATGGTGACTTAGTGGTGATGACGGCGGGAACTCTGCAAGGGGTGGCCGGTTCCACGGATTTAATTAAGGTGGAAGTGGTAAAATCCCTTTTGGGCAAAGGTACAGGTATCGGCCAGGGTATGGCCAGTGGCCGGGCGCGAGTGGCCCATAATGCCCGAGAAGTGGGTAGTTTTAGTCATGGGGAGATTTTAGTCGTTCCCACCACCAGTGCCGAATATGTGGATATGATGCGGAAAGCTGGCGGAATTATCACCGAGGATACCTCCATGAATAATCACGCCGCTACTATCGGTTTAAAATTGGGCATTCCTGTTATTGTCGGGGTTAAAGATGCCACGAAAATTATCCGCGAAGGGGTGATCATTAGTCTCGATGCTCAACGGGGTTTAATTTATTCTGGTATTGGCAATGGCGCGGCAACTATGAAAAACTGA
- a CDS encoding ABC transporter permease produces the protein MKYWQEILAIAQRILVELIRRGRSLILWGIFPILVLLLNGYIMAEKGKIELAEAMALATPPTLVGAALFFSCLGGTVATVVAEREQQTIKRLFLSPLSGVSYFIGIFLAHCAIAACQTILVYSIAKQYGATFKGSIPLELLIIFLSITAYVGLGFILGTQLAKRTEDVNALVGTFGVPLLILGGVFLPTALFPDNILSLAKYNPIYHMNEALIAVWAKGKNLQDISSHFRFLCLFALAMVAGGWLTYRQMLNLERRL, from the coding sequence ATGAAATATTGGCAGGAAATTTTAGCGATCGCTCAACGAATTTTAGTAGAATTAATCCGACGCGGGCGTAGCTTAATCCTCTGGGGCATTTTCCCGATCCTTGTCCTGCTCTTAAATGGCTATATTATGGCAGAAAAAGGCAAAATTGAGCTTGCCGAGGCAATGGCTCTGGCTACTCCTCCCACCCTCGTCGGGGCGGCACTTTTCTTTAGTTGTTTAGGGGGAACCGTGGCAACGGTAGTAGCAGAAAGGGAACAACAAACGATTAAACGGTTATTTTTATCGCCTTTAAGCGGTGTTTCCTATTTTATTGGCATTTTTCTCGCCCATTGTGCGATTGCCGCCTGTCAGACAATTTTAGTTTATTCTATTGCTAAACAGTATGGAGCCACTTTTAAAGGCTCAATTCCTCTAGAATTATTAATTATTTTTCTTAGTATCACCGCCTATGTGGGTTTAGGATTTATCCTCGGTACTCAACTGGCGAAAAGAACGGAAGATGTTAATGCCTTGGTGGGAACTTTTGGTGTTCCTTTATTAATTTTAGGCGGCGTTTTTCTTCCGACTGCTTTATTCCCCGACAATATTCTATCTCTGGCTAAATATAACCCGATCTACCACATGAATGAAGCTTTAATTGCTGTTTGGGCAAAGGGCAAAAATCTACAAGATATTAGCTCTCATTTTCGCTTTCTCTGTCTTTTTGCTCTAGCTATGGTAGCAGGTGGTTGGCTTACCTATCGACAAATGTTAAACCTTGAACGCCGACTGTAA
- a CDS encoding HEAT repeat domain-containing protein has protein sequence MSDSYSAAVDNPAYTVQQAIANIQQREDLGARYYAAWWLGRFRVRQPEAISALIAALEDESDRTPDGGYPLRRNAASALGKLDDLGCVPALIACLDCEDYYVRESAAQALEMLQDRRAIAPLKKLLEGGIEVAVLVTGKPHLVQPYEAIIEALGTLQAREAIPLIEPFLKHFVEKVRYAAARALYQLTANPDYGDILINALQGEELQLRRSALMDLGATGYLPAAPAIANTLAENSLKLVALKELLENHLKTNSRGENISEILTLMDSLL, from the coding sequence ATGAGCGATTCTTACTCTGCTGCCGTCGATAATCCGGCCTATACTGTTCAACAAGCGATCGCTAATATCCAGCAAAGAGAAGACCTAGGAGCGCGTTATTATGCCGCTTGGTGGTTGGGTAGATTTCGTGTTCGTCAACCGGAGGCGATTTCGGCGTTAATTGCCGCTTTAGAGGACGAAAGCGATCGCACTCCTGACGGCGGTTATCCCCTGCGACGCAACGCTGCCAGTGCTTTAGGGAAATTAGATGATCTCGGTTGTGTTCCCGCTTTGATTGCCTGTCTCGACTGCGAAGATTATTATGTGCGCGAATCGGCTGCCCAGGCATTGGAAATGCTTCAGGATCGAAGAGCGATCGCACCTTTAAAGAAACTATTAGAGGGTGGCATCGAAGTGGCCGTTTTAGTGACGGGAAAACCCCATTTAGTCCAACCCTACGAGGCGATTATCGAAGCCTTGGGAACCCTGCAAGCGAGGGAAGCGATTCCCCTCATTGAACCGTTTTTAAAGCATTTCGTCGAAAAAGTGCGTTATGCGGCTGCCCGCGCCCTCTATCAACTCACGGCTAACCCCGACTATGGCGATATTCTGATTAATGCCTTGCAAGGGGAAGAATTACAGCTGCGTCGTTCTGCTTTAATGGATTTGGGCGCTACGGGTTATCTGCCGGCTGCTCCTGCGATCGCTAATACTTTGGCGGAAAATAGTCTGAAACTGGTTGCTCTCAAGGAACTTTTAGAAAACCATCTAAAAACTAATTCTAGGGGCGAAAATATCTCGGAAATTCTCACTTTAATGGATAGTTTATTGTAA